In the Brassica napus cultivar Da-Ae chromosome A7, Da-Ae, whole genome shotgun sequence genome, one interval contains:
- the LOC106353833 gene encoding probable WRKY transcription factor 57, with amino-acid sequence MNDPKDPDLSDDSAWRELTASDSDFFYRDTSTILSEFAWNLHASSSFTQTAGVPSSITTTTSKTDQPIPTSSGSSSAAASVTVTEVSTNINNPSTATSSSSEDPTENSTASAAKTPETPKKEKKKAQKRIRQQRFAFMTKSDVDNLEDGYRWRKYGQKAVKNSSFPRSYYRCTNSRCTVKKRVERSSEDPSIVITTYEGQHCHQTVGFPRGGIFPAHDPHNFTSHHHLPPPLLNPYYYQELLHQLHSENTSSLQLPQSTTEDGHVAVSSINQPEEGLLGDIVPQTMRNP; translated from the exons ATGAACGATCCTAAAGATCCCGATCTGAGCGACGACTCAGCTTGGAGAGAACTCACAGCTTCAGATTCTGACTTCTTCTACAGAGACACTTCCACCATCCTCTCTGAGTTCGCCTGGAACCTCCACGCTTCCTCTAGCTTTACACAAACCGCCGGTGTCCCATCttccatcaccaccaccacctcaaAGACTGATCAGCCCATTCCAACATCTTCCGGTTCCTCATCAGCCGCCGCTTCTGTTACCGTTACAGAGGTTTCAACTAACATCAACAATCCTTCGACCGCCACCTCTAGCTCAAGCGAAGATCCAACTGAAAACTCAACCGCCTCCGCCGCGAAAACACCGGAGACACC aaagaaggagaagaagaaggcgcAAAAGCGAATCAGGCAACAAAGATTCGCATTCATGACCAAGAGTGATGTAGATAATCTTGAAGATGGATATCGTTGGCGTAAATATGGACAGAAAGCTGTCAAGAATAGCTCATTCCCTAG GAGCTACTATAGATGCACGAACAGCAGATGCACGGTGAAGAAGAGAGTGGAACGATCATCTGAAGATCCATCGATAGTGATCACAACATACGAAGGACAACATTGCCACCAAACCGTTGGATTCCCTCGAGGCGGAATCTTCCCAGCTCACGACCCTCATAATTTCACATCCCATCATCATCTCCCTCCTCCATTGCTAAATCCTTATTATTACCAAGAACTCCTTCATCAACTTCACAGTGAAAATACTTCTTCACTGCAATTACCTCAATCTACTACTGAAGACGGACATGTTGCAGTGTCGTCTATTAATCAACCAGAAGAAGGTTTACTTGGTGATATTGTACCTCAAACCATGCGCAATCCTTGA